DNA sequence from the Tubulanus polymorphus unplaced genomic scaffold, tnTubPoly1.2 scaffold_21, whole genome shotgun sequence genome:
GGTATATTCCATTTCGAATCTCTATTTATCTCTAATCAGCTCCTGAAGGGCGCGTAGGATATCGCTTGAATTTACTGTGACTAGTTTTATCGGGGACTTCTGTCATGAAAAATTTACCAGACATTGAGCATAACAAGTCTTACATTATTTCTCTTGGGATTAAGATTTTTCATGGTTAAAAACCACGTTGCCAATATTGCTTCCTAATTGTATCTTGTGAGCAGTtcttttattatttgttgCAATTGTATGATATATCGTatgttttatcattaataaattgagtatgtgtaaatatgtaaattgtcgttttaattttgatttactgAATCTCGGATCTGTTGAAGTTAGTAAGCATTTTATAAGGAGTCAATTAGCGAGTTGAGTGCGAACAGTGAGGAACAGTCGCATGTTTGCAGCAGAAGACGAAGTACTACTTTCTTTTGCTGCCACCATATTTGCTTTCGAAATACACAGGtgtaattgaaaaattcatccagCATTCGAGATTTTCCAGATAATAGGGCAAGCATGGCATCTTCAGTATTCTCTCTCGTCGTATAAGGCTAATGATATATCAGATTATGAAGActaatataaatgaatctttTTCAACTATTTTGCTGGGATCTGATGCattttatttggaaaaatttaacaGTCCACTGTGTTTATACAATACATATTAACGGAAAAACAGGATCTCGTGGCataattgaatttattgattgatatcTACATATCtgttaaaatcaaacaaaatgaaCGAGAATACGAAagtcaaatgaaattttactAAATGCCATGTTTAAGTCTGTATTTACAATGAGGCTATGACAACGGCATAATTGAAAACCTTACCAGAACATTGCTATATACTTACTGCATCATCTTAGCAATTCATACTAAATTTGAACAATATGTCTTCAATGAAAAACCTTCATTTCGAGGAAAAATGTCAATGTAAATGTCTATGCTAGTTCAATTTTCAAACTAACACAAAGAATGAGTTCTTGCCAACTAAAATGATTTAACGATctttcataatcatattttgttaatttaacaatttcatGACCAAGCATTAAGAGCTTTTGTTTGCCTACATTATGAAACCGATTGATACTAATTGCAGTCTATTATCTATAAATGTCTATAGCGATGAATAACTACTTttcaattatatatcattcatagTAAAATGATTTGCATCACATCATTAGCAGTTTGTACAGAAAAAGTGATTTCGAGTACTCGTAGTTTTAACAAATAGAAATTTGTAAAACTCAACAATTTTGGGACAACAatatacaaaaaaattattacgAATCACGGTTAGAATTTTTGAAACATCcctcactttcaaattctcatttatgtacatgtactaaGATTTGCGCTCAACTAAGTATCATTATATAGCATACGGTAGAATACCTAGGTAGGTGAAGCTGTGACTACAAAAATGATGactgattcttttttttaacaaCAGAATCCATCCTTATCAAATGTCTAGCATGAAAATTGCCTAATGTTGCTAATTGAACAAACATATATCCATGTTAAATTGACTAAGCACATACGGTACATTTTGTACACATATATTTAACACAGATTTTCTGTGGACTTAATGATGTGATTCGGATACGTAGCTACAATAGTCACACACAAATAAATAGTAAATAGATCGTATCACAAATTTTAGTACTAGAAGATAAAACGGTCTTCAAATTAAACTCATCAATATTCAAGGAAAGATTAGTCAGTAATATaagtaaaatacatatcattgggatcgaataaaatatgatttcTTCACTGAACTATTTCGGGTTAACTTTCCCCTTATATCCATGGTAAGGATTATCAGTACTTCTGAATTTAGTCTATCAATCCAAGAGCACAAGCTCACTTTCCTATTGACCCTTCAGCAAGCTGAAGATCAGCCACATCTTAGGTCACGAAAAATCAATTCCGGGTAAACCCATTTCGAAGTAGTTCCATCTACTTTCATTTATACATCATGACTTCTGTACTCTGATACATACACAAGTATGCATCACACAAAACCCGACGTGCATACGAAGGCAGCTGGCGATCTTCTTTCAGAGACAATATTCGCTCATGGTTATCATCAGCCAACCATTCCGGAAGCTCTTGACAAGGTTGAACTTCGGGAATATTATAGCCATGTTCTTGCCCTATAAGAACAAATGAGACACTTTATATGCATGTTACAATCTTTATTTGTATCGTCATATGCTCAGTTATTTCTAGCCAGTcttagttaattttttcttaACGCGGTATTTACCCATGCGATCAGCCATGCTGTCAAAGAAAACCCACGGTGCTTTTCTTCCTGGTCCACATTTAACAAACGCTACGTAGTGACTAGTCTCAATACAAACAACGGCAAAGAGCTCCATCATTTCATGGTCAATCTGTACATTACCATCCCCTAACAGTTCCTTCTGCTGGTTGAGAAAATCTTTGTAAGTTTCCGGTACTATTATTGGCCGAGAAATGTGTTTAGTACGTTCTGCATGCCGGCTGTGGGTCTGGAAAAAATAGCACAAGTCTAATAATTGAAATCTGAAAGAGAGTTCAATTATCCTGGTACATGAAAATTCTTACCAGATTGAAACATTTTCCACAAAAAGATGTCTTCCCTGAAAAGTGATTGTAACACTGCTTGCATTCACATTCAGCCAGACATCCACAGACTGCACACTCTCTAGGAGCTAGAATGAATGATAGATGACTTTATTACTTAGAATGCCTATTCCATATGTCATAATACTAGAAACCAGTATCATGAAACTCACCATTCATCAGTATATCGGTGATATCCAAATACAAACTGGGGACAATACGCTGATACATTTTGTAATCCTTGCCAAATCTAGGCATCTGCAGTATCAAACAAGATGGtatctgaaatatgaaagtcATAATTTCTTAACTAAGCAAATTCGATGAATCACCTTTCATTGTAGAGCATTGCATAAAAACCTCTCATCATACCTCAGCTAATTTGATATCAGATTGCAGAAAAGACAAATTCAGAAGTTGCTGTGTTGTAGGCAGGACAATTTTCTCatctttttcaatgaataacTGGTAGAAATACGATTCCTGTCCAGAGCTGGAAATAATCACTAAAATCAGATACACACAAAGAAGAATGGCACATGTATCACCTTATTAAGTTATTCATCAGTACCTCAGTTTTATCAAAGGATCTGCTTTCAATGTCTGTTGCAATAGTGAATTGAGAAATTCTTCTGGATCTGCATGAGAGACACATACATACAAAACATGTTTccttaattcattaattgaacGATATATTAAATTTGTCTGACTGCTCACCTTTTTCCTCACCCATCATGCCATTGACTGAACTGAGTTTGTCAAGAAATGTCCTCAGTTTTAACAATTTGTCGGCTCTTACATAGAAAAACCTATAATACGTAATGTAACGGTGTAAAGAGAGAGACTAAGCTGGTGAGGTCACCTGTTGATCAGAAAATGAACTATTAGTACACTCCCATTAGTAATGGGGAATGAATAATGGTGTGGATTTCATCTGTTCCACTCAGTGAAGACATCAATTTTCCGTATCAAGCGAAATATTGGCAACTGAATCTATCGGTGTAAAAACTCACTTTCTTAAAGGATTCACAATCGACTCTCGGAGAACCTTTTGTATTTCTTCATACTCGTCTAAATCAGTAGCCTTCTTTGGTCGATGAAGAATTGTATCAAATACTTGCGTAAATGCAAACATACTAAACAATGTTGCATCCAAGTAACACGAGTTATGGTGACCCTGTAGACCTTTATTCTTCCCACAAATATTTGGCAGGTTTTTTTCAACTGTTGGTGGTGAAACATTACCCGGTATGTCTGGACTTTCTTCACTACCAAAGGCTGTaataaattttatattctCAATTTTACACATAGCAGTAAATGACACCTGAGACAGCAAACAGAAGGCGTAATTCCTTACTTGGTTCTCCAGTTCCATTCAGGTTTTTTGTTTCCTGGAAGCGTGGGTCCTTGCGCActttatttagataaacaaaaaATCCTTTCTTCGAAGGACAGCTAAAAATACGTCGGCCATTGAATGTTCCATCTAAACATGCAGCGCATTCTTCTTCCTATCAAAGACATTCAATTCAGTTCACTAATCCTAATACATATATAAGTCATGTAAATAGCGACATTATCAAACACAACTCACCATTTCTAGTCCAGCCACTAGTTTATTACGATCCTTCGCCTCTGGTAAACAACCGATCCATCGAATAACCCCGTAACGCGGAGGATTCTCTAAAACCTCGACCACTGATCCAATCTCTAAGTCCGCAGTATTCGAATTCAGTGATGTATTTTTTGGGGCCGATGAATCTGAATTTTTACGCGATCGCTCTGATCTACCGTTATAAACGCTGTTACCATTATTTGTGACGTAGCTGCCCGCTACAGAATGTTCAGAACGGTTTCTATTAGTCGACGTATTATTACCATTCGACTTTTTATCTGTACTTTCACTGCTACAACTACTACTGCTACTACAAGAAGGTTCTACAATTTGCGGTACGTCTTTTAACAGCTTCGGTTTGTAATGTTCTGAATTTGGGGGATAAACCGGACTTGTATTCTCGGGACTGGAAGAATCTGTGAGATCACTCAAATTGCTAATTCCACtaatattactaatgttactTGGACTTTGCGATATTCCTGAAAGTCTACACATTCCATTTTCATGTTCCAACGTGTCGCTGCAGGTGTCTGAAAAATATACACATAAACATAAgtaaatgtaaatataatttttcacTGTAATGATGAGCCCAATACAAACAAGACGcgagaaatatctttttactGGTACTTACCATGGTTCATATCTATGTATGAAGGTCTAACTGGTTCAATATCAGCTGTCACAGTGTGAACATTTTTGGaattggaatttttcagaactGACGGTCGAGTGGCATTGGGCGATAATGGAGAACGTAGCATCGGTTCATTTGTCTCTGGTAATCCGTCATTACTAAACGAAATCGcctttttcttttcagttttgatATGTCCACTTCGTGTAGGTGGCAAACCTTTActgttactgctgctgctgctggaagACTGAGCAGAACTAGTTTTACTATGAGAATCAAGTGAACTAGCGCGTGTTTGTTGCAATGACCTTTTCTGATCTCGCAGCACATCAGTTTCCTCTTTGCCCGTCTGTTTGCTAGCCATTTTAACAGCTAACGTAGGACTCATAGCATTAGTGTCATTATGATCTGAAAATGGATACCATTTAGAAGTAGTCTTGTAAAAATTAATAACTAAATTGCATAGACttcatttttagaaaaaaacaccCAAAATCGGAAGAACAGGTAGCATATATGTTTCTAAAGTTTCTGATTTATATAAATCGGGGGTGGGTCTAAAAAATTGGAAAGCAGGTCCAAAAGAAGTGGGAGAGCATTCCTTGGATGAAGCAGCCATGCCGATAGATCCCCTTGGTGCTAGTAAAGAAATATACACCTGAAAAGATGCAATTTCTTAAACGATAAGTGTCATATTTACAGGTTATCATGATCTTTGTCTTGACAAAAAGGGCAACTTAATGGGAAGGTAGAGAACCAGACCTCCGAACGTACTCAGAAGTATTATGCCTGAAACATCAGAACGATATGCTAGCTGAACCAATGTGCTTCTTCTGTCCAATTGTGGATATTTAATTCTGCTACCAGCTTAAGATTGGTATTGGTCTAATTACAATCTCAGCCTTTGACTATCAAATACGTATATTTACAggttttttcagatttttgccGTCTGTCATTCGGCTTGTGTACAGAAGAATAAGTATTAAATCCACTGGTGCCCGAATCAGAACTAGAGCTTTTGTCATCACGTTTCAGTTTTGGACGCGTTCGAGGTCTCTCaaaatctgaatgaaaaaaatatcataaatatcttCTGTTAagaataaatacatgtattagaaACACCTCAGTAAAATGGAAGACTTTTTCCACtaagttttctttttaatgcTCAGAGGCTTGTGTGAAGCTCATATTACACGTACAATGAATGATTATCAACAGGTTTAACTCAGTAAATTGTCACCAGGTATAACTATAATTTTTCCATACCACAGAAAGAAATACTGTAGTCCATGAAGGAAATAAACAATGCGAACCTACTAGTGATCTGAATAAGGCTCTGTGGGTTGAGGGACATACATAGGAAGTTGTAGAGTAAGACTACTCAACTTTCTATATATGTTCCTCAACCCACAGAGCCCTATTCAGATCATTGGTAGGTTCACAGTGTTTATTTCCCTCATGCAGGAGGGAAGTCAGAGCACTCTACCACCACTAACATTGGAACGCGTTGATGAGAACAGTGACATGACTTCAAACCCATATGCCGTGACACTTCAATGAAAGtgaaagtatattttttaaattttatgagcattttgaaaatctatagCACAAAACTATGTATAATGTACGTCACTCGGGGTGGACTTTGAGCGCTATATTTGACATTCAAACCTGATAAAGGCTCGTCAGTCAACTGTTGATCCTTCATATTACCAGTTTCTTCCTCTCCAATAACAACATAATCATCAATGCTTTGTGGTCCTATAGCGTAGGTACTGGTGCTTGTATCGAAAGTCTTGTCTTCAAAATGTGTCGAGGTAAAAGAATCAGGAGACCTATAGCTTCTAGATAGATAATTCGTGATCTTTCTATTATTCATATCTTCATCTTGGTGTCTGCTTCTATGTTTCATATCTTCATCTTGGTGTTTGTTTCCATGTTTCATATCTTCATCTTGGTGTTTGtttctatatttcatatcttcATCTTGGTGTTTGTTTCTATGTTTCATATCTTCATCTTGGTGTTTGTTTCTATGTTTCATATCTTCATCTTGGTGTTTGTTTCTATGTTTCATATCTTCATCTTGGTGTTTGTTTCTATGTTTCATATCTTCATCTTGGTGTTTGTTTCTATGTTTCATATCTTCATCTTGGTGTTTGTTTCTATGTTTCATATCTTCATCTTGGTGTTTGTTTCTATGTTTCATATCTTCATCTTGGTGTTTGtttctatatttcatatcttcATCTCGGTGTCCATCAGCTTTTCCATCCAAATGATCCTGACTTCCATTGTATTCTGAATGTCCATCCATCTTGTTTTTACTGCCTGATGAATTGCTGGATCTTTTAGTCAAATGAATGCTAGGCGAAATGTCTTCAGATCTTCTACTCTGATGTTTGTCACCGAAGTGATCATGTTGAAATCTAAGATCCGATTTGTCACTGTCACAATTCGAGTCATACTGATTTCCTATTCCATTTTGTTTCAAATCCATGGTTAGAAATTTCACAACTTTTTCAAAGGAGTTACTCATAAACATAAACACAAATCCGATATAGATAATGAATTTCAGGTATAAATAGAGAATATTCCAAACAGTAAGTACGAGAAATGAATTCCAGTTCCaaaagattttgataatcccAGCTACAATATTACAAAGTAATATGTAGACACGCCAGAAAGGACTTATAAAGAAGTAGTCCACAATTAACATAGCCAGCACTGAGTGTTTCACCACTGACGACTGAATAACTGTCATGTGAATATTCGCCGTATTCCTAGTGTACAGGCAAATAATGCAAGTGAAAATCAATACGGGGTAAAACCCAAGGTTATTTATGTTCAAAGGCTGCATTATCTAAGTATTCACAATGAATATTATTAAACGCAGTCATTCAGGATTATTATGTGGGTTGAACAAGACCCATTTCATGAACTGATACTTTTCATCAACCACGGTAAGCTAATAACACATAGAATCAAGATATATACGTTACCGATGAGAGGCATTTTCACATGAGTGGGTGGATTTAAAAATTCCTCTTCTTTCATTAATCCCATGATTGGTACGAGCGATGCATGATCAGACTTAGTTTTAAACAGTTGTTGATCTTTGTATTTTCCGGTTCCCGACCCGACCGGGTTGTCCTAAAATATCGAAATGATAAATACCCAAGTCTTATTCATTTCCATAAATTACATGATATACATTTATTCAGATATAACAGATATATGGAACAGATAGAACAgatatatattaaaaaaatatttaaaaaacattcatttgGAAAAACCTTctatttccctgattctcaactcggtgaaataatTTCAGTCCTAACAGATTGGGTTTACTGTATGAAAACTTGTATACTTACAAATTCGACACCGACTGTGACTTCATCGGGTACATCAGGCAGGTATCCGATCCAGCGGACTGTACCGTATTCCGGGCCTCTATCGCTCAGCCAAACAAcgcgttcattttcaactaacTGATGCTGTCCAGTTGACCGCATTGCCATCGCCATAATTGGTGATGTAGCCGATGGTGGAGTTGCTATTGATGTAGTTGAACTGATACTAGAATACTGAGGAGTAGAAGGTGATGGTGTATACACAGGAGGAGGTACCGATGGCACAGctgtatgatgatgatgatggtgactGTGCTGGTTTTGTCCGGGTCCACGGAAACGCCGGATTTTTGAGATATTCACGAATATTCCACTGTCCGGTTCACACATGAAATAACGTTGACTCGACAATGTTCCATCAGTCGTTCCTCTACCTTTATTTTcctgaaatgagaaattcaaaattactgTGTAACTCAAGGGTTTTTTTCATAGATAGGGGATGACCCATTCCGCGGTATCGCTGCCTTAGCTTTGAAAGATAGAAAACCACTCGCAATTATTCAATCTATTAAATGTTGTTTATTCAATGTCTTACTGGAAATGATATTATTGCAGAGAGAATGAATACACGCTGAGTATCTGCGTTATGCTACTGATAATAATTCAGGCAGGAATTGATTAATCAATGAAACACTACTGGATCATCGAAATAACAAGAATAGATTGAAACATCCAATAGTCCGTTCCCTGACAAAAATGTTATCACTCCAGTTGGGGGCTGGGCATTAATTGATAAGTTTTGTTTGCAGAAATATTGGCAGCCACAATAATCCAACCTCCATCTTAATTGATAAATGTATCGACTGTTGACTTTCTTGCCTGGCATTTTCCTATCGTTTTTGCCCGTTCGCCACATTTTAGTAGCCATAGTGAACGTTATAAGTATTACACTCCTTTAACTGATCAGGTGATAAAACCCAGATCAGAGCATTTGCCAGTTGTATTAGGCGAGGCAATTAATTACCAGAAAACAAATGTGTTAGAAACAGCAGTAAGAATTTTACGAAATACTCAATCACTGTAATTACGAAGATTATTGAAGGGAATGAACATACCGCTACGCGAATACCATTGCACCAAACTATCACCCTGCTGGATTCTAATCTAAACTGTAGAATGGCATCAACAAAAATGTCATGTCAGACTTTGATGAAATCGTGTTTCTATCCCAGATTCATGTTTACATTTATGCTCCTAAGAAAGGTTAACCATTTCCAATACAGCAAAATCATCAAAAGAAGGCTGATAATACAGTACCAGCTGTCAGTATGGATGAGAGTTGAAATTTAACCTTGATGGGAATAAATGCCTATAAACTCTTCTTCAGTTAAGTTTCCTGGatacaataaaaaaagaatatatCACCATTATCCGAATATCCGAATAAGACGTGGATTTCGTTCCATTGCGACGCTAAGACTTTATAACGTTACCATAAAGAATCTACCAAAGATGACaagaaaagttttttcaaagaaaataattGTTTTGATGAGTGTATGCGAGTACTCTACAGAATAAATGAATCTATTCAACTCTACGAGATATGACGAGGTAGAAATTTGGATAAGAAGAGCTGAATGAAGCTAGAATCGACATTCCACAGATAAAGCTGCAGCTGTGCCAGAATAATTCCAACAAACAGTTCGTTCTCATCAGTGTGAGAAATATGGAAAAATACAACAAAGATTAAATGTTACAAAGACTCTGACATGACTGTCACAACCCAGTCACAACCCAGTACGGTACAGCATTTTCTCCTACAACAACAAAGGTGTTATAATGAATAACCTATTCAATCAAAGAtcatattttggaaggtacTTGGAAGGTCTGATGAAGAATTTTGGGATGGAGAAATCTCAATCAGAGTGTACAAATACCAAAAATACCACAAGGTATGGCATAAGGGGGTTTGAATTTGTGCTGCAACTCGGTAGAATACTGTCATCTGATATTAATCAGCTGCCGGAAAAACATCTTCAGTGCGTATTCTTCCGCCTGGATTTCGTAACAGAATGAAAACAAGCTAAAGCAAACAACAAGCACGCTGCGCAACAGAACATCCTACATTATACTCTCCGCTCCTACTTAGGTAGGTACTTCAACCTTTCCTTTACTCATGAATTCATATCCTTTGACCTCAGCGCGAGGATgtaataaataaaacattatgaCCTCTCTACCTCGCTTTTCACTCTACCTTGAAGGTAAATACAGTCTGTTTATATGGACATATATTAAAGGTTGCCCGTGCTGATGTTGGAATGATACTTCCAGCTGGTGGAAATGCTGAGAAATCATACCGCAATGGATTCCACCGACGCAAACTTTTTGACGTCAGATGCAAGGTGCATTTCAGAATTCTATTGGGTGAGAATGATTCAACCTTAGTGAATTCTGCCAGATGTTCATTTTAATACTGTGTGGCCTACCGTAAAGCACATAGCTAGCCTTTATAGGAAGATGGCAATACGTCTAATAAAGTATCTATGACATTATGTATGTTACTGAGCCTTCACCTCAAATATTattccagaaaatatatatttatatatatatacaacagatatagattttaaaaacttattAGTTTATAGCTCATCCTACATTTTCCATAAAATCCTTCCTGATATAAACTCTGATCATGTACGGAATCCCACAGCTCTGCTGTGAATAGGGACTACTCAGTGGGTTGATGAGATATCATGTAGCCgagacatttcaaataaaaggtCGACGAAAGATTTCTAAATAGACTTTAAGACATTTAAGCGAATGTGACAGTTAATTTGGTGAGAGTATCCGGTATGCCTGGTCAGCTCAACGGTGGCTTATCACCGCATTAGTTCTGTCAACAAACCCTCGTCAGGACTTTCTCTTAATGGAATTTGCGATGGTTGAGACAGCATTCATACAGCATTTGATTTTGCACTTCAAAGAGAAGGCAAAACTAGCAATTAATCATTAATCATCATTGGCATATTCCTTTGAGCACTCCAGTCAATGTGCTACCTTAactaatatcaatatttctagCTAACTGCGGTTTGTCATTCttgtaaaaaattgaaaatattgatgcCACTATTGATGCTATTGTGTTATAGAGGATCCCGATGATGAAATCGAACAAAACCTTCATAAACCACAAACATTATCAGCAAACTGAGTCAGAGAAAACCACAAAGGTATGGTAAGGATCAGACCCAGACATCATTagtaatatatgatatatttttaacCTGGGCCAGATTTGGCCCGTGCCCAATTAGGCCGCGACCGTCCGTTCACAGTGGTGCCAAATGGGGCCGTGTGTGTTTGATAGACTAAATTATGCCCGACAAAACCGTCGGACCAGGCCTGTGCCACATTTATTGGTAGAATTATTCTGTGTGTATGCAACttggttctggaagtgactTTTCCGCGCTTCTAATTACATCTATTTGATAGCATTTATGAGTTGAGTGATTTATAGGTGAACGCATTCTCTTATTACGCATGggtcaaatttgactcgggcctggtGCAGGCCAGtttgacccgggccaaatAGTTTCCGTGTGATCGTGATAGCATACATTCATTAGCACGTAAGCAAGATAATTAACACGCCAATCAGGTCTCGTAAGTAATTATCGAAGAACCATAGGgattgaagaaataattaaaaacaaattatcttaTCAAACTGTCTtggtttgatatgaaagctagGGACCTTTTAATCTAAGAGAAATCATCTTTGACTTACGCTTAATCAATAACGAGTTCAGAAATGTTCAGCAAGTACTAGTCATTACATTTCCTAACTGGAAGCATTATATAATGAACATCATCTGTAGGAATATTCCTAATTATAAACTGTACAAAGATTCAATTAGTAAAGTAAGAAGCGCATCTGATACCCAGATGATTCCTACCAATCTAAAGCTGTAATTCTACCATCCTTTACTGAGCCTGGCCATAATCCACAGCCACTcatatattgaatatatgaCAACTGGAAATTTGCCATAGTTCGATGTTTTTAGCAGAAACAGAATCAAGTCATTGCCTGAACCGCTGTAGTTAACGCCTACACACAGACAGGCCTACATCTTTACATATCAATGACACGATAATTTTTAAACCGGTTGTCGTATCATGGAAACCATGCCATAATTCGAAATTGGTGATCGGCATTAAACAAACAATATGGCTGTTTGATGAAAACAGATGATTTTGAGATGTACGTAATTTGTATGCAGAGGAGATAGATTACGCTTTAATGACTGCAAATCAAATCTCATTGCATCCGTAATGATAAATAGCCACATGAATATTTGAACACAACCAGCAGAGGAGACTCTTAAAATAGAGGCTTATGGCAAAAATCATGATATATGTCTAAATCAGAAAACTTTGATTCTTATGATAAAAGTTGTTTTAGGTGGAGTGCTCGGTGCTAAAAGCAATTATTTTCAGCTGCTTGGGGAAAAACTAATGATAGACTTAAACTCAAAATAAATTGGGGAATAGTGAAAATTTATCgttaaattcattataaatcaGTTTAATAATTTCTTAGGTGTAATCCACACTAGCGAATGTTGCTTCCATGCTGGTTTTACAATGAAGCGATGAACAAGAATTCTGTACAACAAAACGCCAGCAGTAAACTATGTTATCCTTGGCACACACAGATCTGTAAGTTATATACAGCCTATACCT
Encoded proteins:
- the LOC141914449 gene encoding uncharacterized protein LOC141914449 isoform X1, translating into MLIVDYFFISPFWRVYILLCNIVAGIIKIFWNWNSFLVLTVWNILYLYLKFIIYIGFVFMFMSNSFEKVVKFLTMDLKQNGIGNQYDSNCDSDKSDLRFQHDHFGDKHQSRRSEDISPSIHLTKRSSNSSGSKNKMDGHSEYNGSQDHLDGKADGHRDEDMKYRNKHQDEDMKHRNKHQDEDMKHRNKHQDEDMKHRNKHQDEDMKHRNKHQDEDMKHRNKHQDEDMKHRNKHQDEDMKHRNKHQDEDMKYRNKHQDEDMKHGNKHQDEDMKHRSRHQDEDMNNRKITNYLSRSYRSPDSFTSTHFEDKTFDTSTSTYAIGPQSIDDYVVIGEEETGNMKDQQLTDEPLSDFERPRTRPKLKRDDKSSSSDSGTSGFNTYSSVHKPNDRRQKSEKTYHNDTNAMSPTLAVKMASKQTGKEETDVLRDQKRSLQQTRASSLDSHSKTSSAQSSSSSSSNSKGLPPTRSGHIKTEKKKAISFSNDGLPETNEPMLRSPLSPNATRPSVLKNSNSKNVHTVTADIEPVRPSYIDMNHDTCSDTLEHENGMCRLSGISQSPSNISNISGISNLSDLTDSSSPENTSPVYPPNSEHYKPKLLKDVPQIVEPSCSSSSSCSSESTDKKSNGNNTSTNRNRSEHSVAGSYVTNNGNSVYNGRSERSRKNSDSSAPKNTSLNSNTADLEIGSVVEVLENPPRYGVIRWIGCLPEAKDRNKLVAGLEMEEECAACLDGTFNGRRIFSCPSKKGFFVYLNKVRKDPRFQETKNLNGTGEPTFGSEESPDIPGNVSPPTVEKNLPNICGKNKGLQGHHNSCYLDATLFSMFAFTQVFDTILHRPKKATDLDEYEEIQKVLRESIVNPLRKFFYVRADKLLKLRTFLDKLSSVNGMMGEEKDPEEFLNSLLQQTLKADPLIKLSSGQESYFYQLFIEKDEKIVLPTTQQLLNLSFLQSDIKLAEIPSCLILQMPRFGKDYKMYQRIVPSLYLDITDILMNAPRECAVCGCLAECECKQCYNHFSGKTSFCGKCFNLTHSRHAERTKHISRPIIVPETYKDFLNQQKELLGDGNVQIDHEMMELFAVVCIETSHYVAFVKCGPGRKAPWVFFDSMADRMGQEHGYNIPEVQPCQELPEWLADDNHERILSLKEDRQLPSYARRVLCDAYLCMYQSTEVMMYK